A single genomic interval of Solimonas sp. K1W22B-7 harbors:
- a CDS encoding LysR family transcriptional regulator: MEDLNYVLTFTRVVQAGSFAAAGDRLKLAPSVVSKHVAKLEKSLGARLLQRSTRKLSLTDAGSAYFEHCARIVEELEQSQHAVARLQAEPSGKLRVSSLNSFIDAVVAPLLPEFFRRYPKIELEIVTNDRIVDLAEEGFDMALRLAHQPGPLLVARRLAPIHFVVCATPEYLARQGMPQHPDDLRGHNCLGFPSPLERNFHFQRGNEQFVVPINGNFRVNNINALRTVLLAHAGISLLPTYVIGQDLAAGRLVAPLRGWYGSDATSVYSVHLPNRYGSPKVRAFVDYLTQCIGDPPYWDRGLELEGSA, translated from the coding sequence ATGGAAGACCTCAACTACGTCCTCACCTTTACCCGCGTGGTGCAGGCCGGCAGCTTCGCCGCCGCCGGCGACCGCCTGAAGCTCGCGCCCTCGGTGGTGAGCAAGCACGTCGCCAAGCTGGAGAAGTCGCTGGGCGCGCGCCTGCTGCAGCGAAGCACGCGCAAGCTGTCGCTGACCGATGCCGGCAGCGCCTACTTCGAGCACTGCGCGCGCATCGTCGAGGAACTGGAGCAGTCGCAGCATGCCGTGGCGCGGCTGCAGGCCGAGCCCAGCGGCAAGCTGCGCGTCAGCAGCCTCAACTCCTTCATCGACGCCGTGGTGGCGCCGCTGCTGCCGGAGTTCTTCCGCCGCTACCCCAAGATCGAGCTGGAGATCGTCACCAACGATCGCATCGTGGACCTGGCCGAGGAAGGCTTCGACATGGCCCTGCGCCTGGCCCACCAGCCGGGACCGCTGCTGGTGGCGCGGCGCCTGGCGCCGATCCACTTCGTGGTCTGCGCCACGCCGGAATACCTGGCGCGCCAGGGCATGCCGCAGCATCCGGACGACCTGCGCGGCCACAACTGCCTGGGCTTCCCCAGCCCGCTGGAGCGCAATTTCCACTTCCAGCGCGGCAACGAGCAGTTCGTCGTGCCGATCAACGGCAACTTCCGTGTCAACAACATCAACGCCCTGCGCACCGTGCTGCTGGCCCATGCCGGCATCTCGCTGCTGCCGACCTACGTCATCGGCCAGGACCTCGCCGCCGGCCGCCTGGTGGCACCGCTGCGCGGCTGGTACGGCTCCGACGCCACCTCGGTCTACTCCGTACACTTGCCCAATCGCTACGGCTCGCCCAAAGTGCGGGCCTTCGTCGATTACCTGACGCAGTGCATCGGCGACCCGCCGTACTGGGACCGGGGACTTGAGCTGGAGGGGAGCGCATGA
- a CDS encoding nuclear transport factor 2 family protein, translating into MPSRERVAALIALVEQGMLVDALNEFYADDAQAQDNQEPPRQGRNRLVANARHLQRSVRGLRVWPVDGFHVDGDHVQIHWAFEFTGHDGRRRVQHELAQQRWRDDRIVEEQLHYDPVQQPLVLDPLAAVVSAPVPRYEVMP; encoded by the coding sequence ATGCCCAGCCGTGAACGCGTCGCCGCCCTGATCGCCCTGGTCGAACAGGGCATGCTGGTCGATGCCCTGAACGAGTTCTATGCCGACGACGCACAGGCCCAGGACAACCAGGAGCCGCCGCGCCAGGGCCGCAATCGCCTGGTCGCCAACGCCCGGCATCTGCAGCGCTCGGTCCGCGGGCTGCGCGTATGGCCGGTGGACGGATTCCACGTCGACGGCGACCACGTGCAGATCCACTGGGCCTTCGAGTTCACCGGCCATGACGGCCGCCGCCGCGTGCAGCACGAACTTGCGCAGCAGCGCTGGCGCGACGACCGCATCGTCGAAGAGCAGCTGCACTACGACCCGGTGCAGCAGCCGCTGGTGCTCGACCCGCTCGCCGCCGTCGTTTCCGCCCCTGTCCCCCGTTACGAGGTTATGCCCTGA
- a CDS encoding DUF2238 domain-containing protein: MNVERLKARRRYLGALLAIYALLWTLLAIAPLHRQDWLLENVLVLVFAVGLYASRRVFVFSRVSYTLIFVYLCLHAVGAHYTYALVPYDEWWRSLTGHGLNEMMGWERNHFDRLVHFSYGLLLAYPLREIFLRVAEARGFWGYFLPLDFTLATSALYELIEWAAAEFFGGELGAAYLGTQGDIWDAHKDMGLAGSGALIAMLITAAINRTLQRDFARDWSDSLKVKDRRPYGEEEIQRLLAQRDGG; the protein is encoded by the coding sequence ATGAATGTCGAGCGCCTGAAGGCCCGTCGCCGCTACCTCGGCGCCCTGCTCGCCATCTATGCCCTGCTGTGGACGCTGCTGGCGATCGCGCCGCTGCATCGCCAGGACTGGCTGCTGGAAAATGTACTGGTGCTGGTATTCGCCGTCGGGCTCTACGCCAGCCGCCGCGTCTTCGTGTTCTCGCGCGTCTCCTATACCCTGATCTTCGTCTACCTCTGTCTGCACGCCGTGGGCGCGCACTACACCTATGCCCTGGTGCCCTACGACGAGTGGTGGCGCAGCCTCACCGGCCACGGGCTCAACGAGATGATGGGCTGGGAGCGCAACCACTTCGACCGACTGGTGCACTTCTCCTACGGCCTGCTGCTGGCCTACCCGCTGCGCGAGATCTTCCTGCGCGTGGCCGAGGCCCGCGGCTTCTGGGGCTACTTCCTGCCGCTGGATTTCACCCTGGCCACCTCGGCGCTGTACGAGCTGATCGAGTGGGCCGCCGCGGAATTCTTCGGCGGCGAACTCGGGGCCGCCTACCTCGGCACCCAGGGCGACATCTGGGACGCGCACAAGGACATGGGCCTGGCCGGCAGCGGCGCACTGATCGCCATGCTGATCACCGCCGCGATCAACCGCACCCTGCAGCGCGACTTCGCGCGCGACTGGAGCGACAGCCTCAAGGTCAAGGACCGGCGGCCCTACGGCGAGGAAGAAATCCAGCGCCTGCTGGCGCAGCGGGATGGTGGCTGA